Below is a genomic region from Miscanthus floridulus cultivar M001 chromosome 1, ASM1932011v1, whole genome shotgun sequence.
AGCAGGCGATCTACGGCTTTCTCGGCGAACTACAGGTAACGGGGCTCGATACCTCGATCTGCCAGAGCAGCAGTATGTCTCAAACTCTGAAAAACATCCTACACGAAATCAGGGTCCAGAATCCTTTCAGTTGGGCTCCTGCAGTCCAATAATAAGATCCATGCATCTGCTGTGATAATAGTTCATCTATCCTGGTAGATCAACCTCCAATTCGTGAGAATAGCCATCTTCTCCTTACAGATGGAGCATTACCGAGCCCGCGACGACGATGTTGATGTGTGGATCCTACAACTTCTGGAAGGGCCCCAAGATGCGGCAAACGTAAATGATTGCTTATCAGGTTATACTCCTATGTACTACAATGTTTTGCTGTTACTACTACTGTCAATTCCCAAAGGTTCCCGGCCTACACATGCCATTAATATGGCATTATCTATGGTTTGGAACAACATTTAATTTATAGAGCTTCTCCTGTGCAGGTGATTTGCCTCCTCCCTCTCCTTTGCCGGACGCAAATGATGGCCAGGTATGCGGTTATGGAATTTACCAAAATATATAGATACTGAGATGCTTAACTTTAACTCTACCCGGTAGATTATTTTTGCACAAGTAAATAAACTTTTAACATGTTGGTACTCCTAGATAGAGTGGACAAGATAAGGTATTGACGGGGTCTATTAATTTCTTCATGGCAGACAGGACCTAGGAAGAGTGGCCCAAGAGGAACCCGGAAGAGAAGGACGTCTCCATGGGTAGGCACAAGTTTATGAGAAAAATAAATCCCTGTGAAATTTATACTTATCCTTTATTACGTGTCATTGAAAATTTACTGTGTTTTCCTTCGTTGCCACTCTTTAGATTTTTTTCCATCTCCTATATGCCATGCATTTTTAGCGGATTCCATTAGTCTCTGTCGCAGTTAGCAGTTGCAACAAATGACCAAACTCCCCTAGCCCTAGACTAGTTTACTTGTCCAGTTCCAGCATTGAGGTGGTTTCTCTTTCAGCAAGACAACGTGCCGTGGCCCCGGCGAGCGTCCCGCTGCCATGATGATCGATTGCGACTGGAAACAAAGTACGCCTGGTGGCTGGTGGGCTGATGATGCTGGTGGAATTGCAGATGGCAAGGTCGGAGCCTCGGAGGCGGTGCTCACCGTACCCACGTCAGGCAGACACGTCCGTCAGTCCGTGTCCAGAGCGACGCAGCGCGGATCTCGGAGGCTCTCCGCCTTCTAGCTGCCTCTGCCTGGCAGCCACACGGCGCTGCATGCATCTTGCGCGCCTTCCTTCCAGTCCATCGCTGCGAGTCAGATGTGTCCCACCGGCGGGACCgcgcgcggccatggcgggcCCATGGACACGTTGGTGCCCAAGTTCGCGGGCATCGCTTCAGAGCAGTCGTCCCCACAGGCCACAGACTAGCGCGCGGGGGCCAAAGATAGGCGCCTCCGGCCGTGTCGTCGTGGCCGCTCCGCCGCTGACGGGACGCCCTACAGCGTCGGTGTCATAGATGAGCCAATCGTTTGCCTGGGAACCTGTAGGCCGCCTGGCCTAGAGGGTCGCCCCCATGCCTCTCGCGGCTTGGGTTGACGTCCGCCGCGGCCTCCACTGTATCCGCTTCGCACCACGTACCGGCGCCACCAGATGCGTATAGGATTTGGGGAGGAAAGAAGGCTGGCTCCGCTTGGTCAGATGAGACCGAGAGAGAGCCTGCTGCATAGGCATGGCACAAAGGGATCCGGTGCGGCCGGGCAGTGCACAAGGCCATTATTGCCTTTTCACGTCACAGTTAAGGGGCACCACAGACGTGGATGTAAAATTTAAACTGATGGCATTTTAGCCAACTTATATAGTTTTTTATCCTATACGACTGTGATTATTAATTTCTAGAATCACCTGTCTTTTTGGGAAGAAGGGAGTAGAAGAGATGGGTATAAGTTTTGATGGCAAACAAGAGATTTTCTTTCTTAACTATCCTATCACCCATCAGGGGAGAGAATTCAAATGACTACCTTTTGGTTGTTTCATAGAATCCGATGTTCTACACAAGTAGGAAAAACAATAGCCGGTGGACTGCTAAAGAAGTGGAGAGGCTGGTGCAAGGTGTCTCTAAACTTGGTGTTGGACGATGGACTAAGTTGAAGCAGAATTTTTTCAAAACCTCAATCAGGACAGCGGTAAATCTTAAGGTAAAGTAGATTAGTGACACATTGCACAATGAAGTAAATTCATTGTGAGATGCTATTGGCTAATATCATACTCTTACATTGTTTCATGGCTCAGGACAAGTGGAGAAATCTCTTGAAAGCTTACCAGGTCAGAATTCCATCTAATAGAAAGTGTTGCTTTTCTAACCTTCTAACACTAACTGCTAATAAGTACATTATTACTTAAATTCAATTCAGGAAGGTTCACAAAAAACTACACAGTTGGAGCTTGAGGCATCGTTGGTTGAACAGATCAGGAAGCTGGCagccaattaaaacaacagccaTGCGCCTGACCAAAACCACTCTCTGTAAGACTGTTTGATGGTTCGAGAAAACCGGTGTAGTAACCATTTCGGCAAAACATTTCACTTTCAGGCGTACGTCAAGTTGTACTGATTCATTCACTATTTCCTCCGAGATTTATTACTCATGGTTAGTCTCATCTTCCGTCATTCAAAGTGGCACTTCTAGCATTTTTTTAAAACTATGCTTAGTCACATCATCCATTATAAAAACTCATTTTTTATCAAGAAACTACTCCCTCGCTCCAAAATACGGGATCTTATAGTGTTTAAATTTTGACCTTCTCACTTTCTAATGCACATTTCTCTTTTCTCAATacacctttcttttttttctctcaatACTCTCTATTCCAAGCTACTTCTTTAGAGGCATTTTGATCTTTCGACTTCAACATTGGTTTCCGTGAGAAATTCTAAAATGTCATTTAATATGAGACGGAGAGAGTAGTTTATATTTACGTCAAGATTGAAACTTTGCCCCGGTTGCCAAGATTGAAACCACTCCCTGTTCTGTTTGATGGTTCCAGGAAACTTAGATTGTCCCATGACTACAACCTACATTCACTCTAAAGTGTAATTAGTCTTTGTGTTCATCCTCTGCATGCGCCGCATATGACATACTCAATTAGACACCAAGTCTTGGAGCCAAGTAACTTGTGGCCATTTCACAGTGTGACTATGGTTGGGGGGTGGCAACATGAACATTGCGTACCTGTAGCGTCACCAGCTCCAAAGTATACAAACCAGCAGTGCATAGTATCATAATTTTTTTCTCCATCGAGCATAGAAACTTCTATGTAAGGTAAAAATGATGCACCCACCTGACACAACCTACCACACATGCATGGATGCAATCCTATCAAATTATATTCATTTTTTCACAATAATTCTTCACTGGATCATCAAATTGAGAAACAATTTTCACAATTAGGTTTCTTACATTTTTGTGTACGATTTGAGATAAATTCTAGACAAAGTTTATCTTGAAAATTATTAAATTCATAAATTTACACTTTTGCAAAGATGATTCTATGAAGTGTTTTCCATCATTCTATTTTTCTTAAAAAACTGAATCCAAACAAGTGTTTGTGACCACCAACACAATTCTAGGAAGAGAGTTTTTTTGAAAGCGAACTACGGAGCGGAGAGATTCCCCGTCTGGATAGTATTGATTTATCATCAACAGGCTCATTTTTAGGGAACGATGCAAAAAACCTGTCATCTGGTTAATTTTGGAAAATAggactaaaatcaaatatagcaaCCCCAACACAAGGACTAGATTGTGGCATATCCACAAATACATCAAAAGAgagataaaaagaaaaaaaaactataacATTAAGGCACAGCAACTCTATGACGATGCCTCTAGGGAGGTAGATGACGCCATAACATAACCATCGTCAGCCAAGCAACAAGAGGTGACGCCGCATGAGCTTGTGGCAAGGCTCTTGCCCGAGCCTTGTGCCGAGGGGTTGAGCGGGCCAACCATGGAGAAGCAGTAGCAGGCGGTTCTTCAGTGATACCTTCAAGAAGGATGTCCTCGTCGCTGGCCTAGGCTGATCTGAGTTGAGCTTTTGCCAGAACCTTTGCTAATAGTCCCGTTGACCCACCCACGACGAAGGAAGGCATGTACCGGCGAGCCTTAGTGCCTAGACAGAGGAGGTGGGGGTGCCAATCGCCGCCACACCGCATGAAGCCATTATCGAACTCGCCCGCGACTGTAGAAGGCACGCACCACTAGTAGTCTGCGCCTAGACAAAAAGTGGGTGCCAATCACCGCCACACCATACGGAGCCGTTGTCGAACTCGCCCATGAATGTGGGAGGTGCGCACCGGCAGTCGTCCATGGCAAGACTGAGGGATGG
It encodes:
- the LOC136487818 gene encoding telomere repeat-binding protein 2-like, giving the protein MEQQAIYGFLGELQMEHYRARDDDVDVWILQLLEGPQDAANVNDCLSGDLPPPSPLPDANDGQTGPRKSGPRGTRKRRTSPWNPMFYTSRKNNSRWTAKEVERLVQGVSKLGVGRWTKLKQNFFKTSIRTAVNLKDKWRNLLKAYQEGSQKTTQLELEASLVEQIRKLAAN